A genomic window from Camelus ferus isolate YT-003-E chromosome X, BCGSAC_Cfer_1.0, whole genome shotgun sequence includes:
- the LOC102524502 gene encoding ubiquitin-conjugating enzyme E2 D2, producing MALKRIHKELLDLSRDPPDQCSAGPVGDDMFHWQATIMGPNDSPYQGGVFFLRIQLPSDYPFKPPKIAFITRIYHPNINKNGSICLDILRSEWSPALTISKVLLSICSMLCDPNPDDPLVPEIAKMYMKDRRKYDQIAREWTQKYAM from the coding sequence ATGGCCCTAAAGCGCATCCACAAGGAGCTCCTCGACCTGTCCCGCGACCCCCCGGACCAGTGCTCAGCAGGGCCAGTGGGTGACGATATGTTCCATTGGCAGGCGACCATCATGGGGCCCAATGACAGCCCCTACCAAGGGGGTGTCTTCTTCCTAAGGATCCAACTTCCATCTGATTACCCCTTCAAACCACCCAAGATTGCCTTCATCACTCGAATTTACCACCCAAATATTAACAAAAACGGAAGCATCTGCCTAGACATCCTTAGATCTGAGTGGTCGCCAGCACTAACTATTTCCAAAGTATTGTTATCCATTTGCTCCATGCTGTGTGACCCCAACCCTGATGACCCTTTGGTTCCGGAAATTGCTAAGATGTACATGAAGGACAGGAGGAAGTATGACCAAATTGCTCGTGAATGGACTCAGAAATATGCCATGTAA